The Erigeron canadensis isolate Cc75 chromosome 4, C_canadensis_v1, whole genome shotgun sequence genome window below encodes:
- the LOC122598552 gene encoding uncharacterized proline-rich protein-like translates to MKMTSYAKQETLWLLLLILILHHVFQAADSASFELHPAGTSFYDKGRMLREVTHQPSPPKPNRNQQPDPKPPSRLRTPPPPPPLSSPPPTTPPVYKQPSKGMYASPPRI, encoded by the exons ATGAAGATGACTTCTTATGCTAAACAAGAAACTCTATGGCTTCTTCTTCTGATTCTTATTTTACATCATGTTTTTCAAGCAGCAGATTCCGCTTCATTTGAACTACATCCTGCAG GGACTTCATTTTACGATAAAGGTAGAATGCTAAGAGAGGTAACACATCAGCCATCGCCACCTAAGCCAAATAGAAATCAACAACCTGATCCAAAACCACCATCACGATTACGTACtcctccacctccaccaccgTTGTCGTCGCCGCCACCAACGACACCACCCGTGTATAAGCAACCTTCGAAGGGCATGTATGCTTCTCCGCCAAGAATATGA
- the LOC122598246 gene encoding formin-like protein 3 — MKMTSYAKQETLLLLLLILIFHDVFQAADSASFELYPAGTVFSNYKGRMLRKLPLRPPAPKLSGNPHYKFFDPPPPPLPPPPPLPLHFQIRTAPNLRVVRKGSPPAPKLSKPRNFRTFLPQPPPPPPPRPPPPSPSPPPVPLPPPPVYKRSSKCKYSPPPQT, encoded by the exons ATGAAGATGACTTCTTATGCCAAACAAGAAACTCTATTGCTGCTTCTTCTGATTCTTATTTTTCATGATGTTTTTCAAGCAGCAGATTCGGCTTCATTCGAACTATATCCTGCAG GAACCGTCTTTTCCAATTATAAAGGTAGAATGCTAAGAAAGCTGCCACTACGGCCACCGGCACCTAAGCTAAGTGGAAATCCGCATTATAAGTTTTTTGatccgccaccgccaccactaccaccaccaccaccgctaccGCTACATTTTCAAATAAGGACAGCTCCAAATTTACGTGTGGTACGTAAGGGTTCACCACCAGCTCCAAAGCTAAGCAAACCCCGGAATTTTCGTACTTTTCTTCCACAACCCCCACCACCGCCTCCCCCAAGGCCCCCACCACCGTCGCCATCACCTCCACCAGTACCACTACCTCCCCCACCAGTGTATAAACGATCTTCGAAGTGCAAGTATTCTCCTCCACCGCAAACATGA